Proteins from one candidate division KSB1 bacterium genomic window:
- the rplO gene encoding 50S ribosomal protein L15, whose protein sequence is MDLSTLKYSEGAHKKAKRIGRGGARGGTSGKGQNGQRSRSGAKRRLWFEGGQMPIQRRLPKRGFKNRNRIEYQVINVEDLARIKADTINPDVLLENGLISKKNQPVKILGEGECSKKIDVTANAFSKSAVEKITAAGGRTNIL, encoded by the coding sequence ATGGATTTATCTACTTTAAAATATTCTGAAGGAGCGCACAAGAAAGCAAAGCGTATCGGACGCGGTGGCGCTCGTGGTGGAACTTCCGGTAAAGGGCAAAATGGACAGAGATCCCGTTCAGGCGCCAAGAGAAGATTGTGGTTTGAGGGCGGTCAAATGCCTATCCAACGCCGGTTACCAAAACGCGGTTTTAAAAACCGAAATCGTATTGAATATCAGGTGATTAACGTTGAGGATTTGGCCAGAATAAAGGCTGATACCATAAACCCGGATGTTTTGCTTGAAAACGGACTGATCTCCAAAAAGAACCAGCCGGTCAAGATATTGGGCGAAGGTGAATGTTCGAAAAAAATCGATGTGACGGCCAATGCCTTTAGCAAATCTGCGGTAGAAAAAATCACCGCTGCTGGTGGGAGGACTAATATACTATGA
- a CDS encoding adenylate kinase, producing the protein MKLIFLGAPGSGKGTQAGYLSEKYAIPQISTGDILRKAVADGTDLGKKAKAIMDAGELVSDDIIIGLIEERLKKPDCEPGYILDGFPRTLNQARDLDKLLGAESGIDAVIYFDVNEEEIIRRLTSRRTCSKCGYNYNMITDPPPQDNKCEKCGGMIIQRDDDKEETVRNRLEVYKEKTEPLKDYYSEQKKLYAIDGSQDVKDVRRDLVSLYDKLAARS; encoded by the coding sequence ATGAAGTTGATATTTTTAGGCGCACCCGGATCCGGAAAAGGAACGCAGGCCGGATATTTGTCCGAAAAATACGCTATACCGCAAATATCCACCGGTGATATTCTTCGTAAAGCGGTTGCTGACGGCACGGACCTCGGCAAAAAAGCAAAAGCAATCATGGATGCCGGTGAGTTGGTATCTGATGATATTATTATCGGCCTCATTGAAGAACGTTTGAAAAAACCGGATTGTGAGCCGGGATACATTCTGGACGGGTTCCCGAGAACGTTGAATCAGGCAAGAGACCTGGACAAGCTGCTCGGCGCCGAGAGTGGTATTGACGCTGTGATCTATTTTGATGTGAACGAAGAAGAAATTATCCGCAGGTTGACCAGCAGACGCACCTGCAGCAAATGCGGCTATAATTACAATATGATCACGGACCCTCCGCCCCAAGATAACAAATGCGAAAAATGCGGCGGTATGATTATCCAGCGGGACGATGATAAAGAAGAAACCGTGCGCAATCGTCTCGAGGTTTATAAGGAAAAAACCGAGCCGCTCAAAGATTATTATAGTGAACAAAAGAAACTGTATGCGATTGACGGTTCGCAAGATGTCAAAGACGTGCGTCGTGATTTGGTGTCTCTTTATGACAAATTAGCCGCCCGTTCATGA
- the map gene encoding type I methionyl aminopeptidase has translation MIAVRSDKEIVKLRKSAQLVVDALNLAKTRITAGLETRELDEEIAELIYSRAARPAFKGFQGFPASSCISINEQVVHGIPGNRKIKNGDIVSVDVGVELDGYFGDAAKTFIVGNIPEEVQLLVQVTQESLGLAIEQAHVGNRLSDIGHAIQTHVEQAGFSVVRDLVGHGIGTQMHEEPQIKNYGPAGQGPRLKEGMVFAIEPMINLGTFEVETLDDGWTVVTADGKPSAHFEHDIVVKHDKAEILTAGL, from the coding sequence ATGATTGCTGTTAGAAGTGACAAGGAAATTGTAAAGCTGCGAAAAAGTGCGCAGCTGGTTGTGGACGCGTTAAACCTTGCTAAAACGCGAATAACGGCCGGCCTTGAAACCCGGGAACTGGATGAAGAAATTGCAGAGTTGATTTATTCCCGGGCAGCTCGGCCCGCCTTTAAAGGATTTCAAGGATTTCCTGCAAGCAGCTGTATTTCAATCAATGAGCAGGTTGTCCATGGAATTCCCGGGAACCGGAAAATCAAGAATGGTGATATTGTCAGCGTTGATGTTGGCGTGGAACTCGATGGTTATTTTGGTGATGCTGCCAAAACATTCATTGTGGGAAATATCCCGGAAGAGGTTCAGCTGCTTGTGCAGGTAACCCAGGAGTCGCTTGGTCTCGCGATTGAACAGGCTCATGTCGGAAATCGACTGAGTGATATAGGACATGCGATTCAAACCCATGTGGAACAAGCCGGTTTTTCTGTCGTAAGAGATTTGGTCGGGCACGGGATTGGAACCCAAATGCACGAAGAACCCCAAATCAAAAATTACGGCCCAGCCGGTCAGGGACCTCGCTTGAAAGAAGGAATGGTTTTTGCTATTGAACCCATGATTAATCTGGGTACGTTCGAGGTTGAAACCCTTGATGACGGATGGACGGTCGTTACTGCAGATGGGAAACCTTCTGCCCACTTTGAACACGACATTGTTGTTAAACACGATAAAGCTGAAATCTTAACAGCTGGACTTTAA
- a CDS encoding DNRLRE domain-containing protein, with protein MKILFFVLILGVLLSCTVDQPLPGGDEILDRDERGGVMPPITLKPVETGRFWEAPVTGYSPSIVLGARDEFTSHVLININTLYALDSSAITQATLNLYSNQVYSENAHVEFTLYEITVDWEEATVDWETIKDGYDPNPIETMSATFSDTTWIELPFSNLNFISEWINDQKNEADVIKGLLLKCTANSPAVEFYSSDAGGSIPYVEFIYPDSSGEAQDTMDLALSQDASLLNVDHELNENQIVKGPDYLRIGNASGYKSLLRFDFSEIPESATIHQAFLTLHIDQSRGMTLKERGLSISATAVLNDSIWSDGSTVKKDSVFSMASDVAFIDNETFAIDSENGLTLLSHIVQRWTLDIRDNYGLLLMPNSAGRDFQELYFHSGKVDTAHAPTLEITYSLPPDHRFLAGGSE; from the coding sequence ATGAAGATACTTTTTTTTGTCTTGATTTTAGGGGTGCTCTTGAGTTGTACGGTTGATCAACCTCTGCCTGGCGGCGATGAAATACTCGATCGCGATGAGCGGGGCGGGGTGATGCCTCCGATAACTTTAAAGCCTGTTGAAACAGGCCGTTTTTGGGAGGCTCCTGTTACGGGGTATAGTCCCTCAATTGTACTGGGCGCCCGGGACGAGTTTACATCGCACGTACTGATCAATATCAACACCCTTTATGCACTCGATAGCAGTGCTATCACCCAGGCTACTCTGAATCTTTATTCTAACCAGGTCTATTCGGAAAACGCACATGTCGAATTTACTCTTTATGAAATAACCGTCGATTGGGAAGAGGCCACTGTTGATTGGGAAACCATCAAAGACGGTTATGACCCTAATCCCATCGAAACCATGAGTGCGACTTTTTCTGATACGACGTGGATAGAATTGCCGTTTTCGAACCTAAATTTTATTAGCGAATGGATAAACGATCAAAAGAATGAAGCCGATGTGATCAAAGGGCTGTTATTGAAATGCACCGCCAACAGTCCGGCTGTAGAGTTTTATTCGTCTGATGCCGGTGGATCAATCCCGTACGTTGAGTTCATTTACCCCGATTCTTCGGGCGAGGCTCAGGACACTATGGATCTTGCGCTTTCACAGGATGCCAGCCTGCTAAATGTCGATCATGAGTTGAACGAAAACCAGATCGTCAAGGGGCCTGATTATTTACGTATCGGAAATGCCAGTGGATACAAGTCTCTTTTACGTTTTGATTTCTCGGAAATACCTGAATCCGCCACGATTCACCAGGCGTTTTTAACTTTGCATATCGACCAGAGTCGCGGCATGACTCTAAAGGAACGAGGGTTGTCGATCAGCGCCACTGCAGTACTCAATGATTCCATCTGGTCCGATGGCAGTACCGTGAAAAAAGATTCTGTCTTTTCAATGGCGTCGGATGTGGCCTTTATCGACAATGAAACATTTGCAATCGACAGTGAAAACGGTCTGACTCTGTTATCGCATATCGTTCAGCGCTGGACGTTGGATATTCGCGATAATTATGGTCTGCTGTTAATGCCGAACAGTGCCGGACGAGATTTCCAGGAATTGTATTTTCACAGCGGCAAGGTTGACACGGCCCATGCTCCAACTCTGGAAATTACCTATAGTTTACCGCCCGACCATCGCTTTTTAGCAGGAGGTTCGGAATGA
- the rpsK gene encoding 30S ribosomal protein S11 codes for MSPKRKTRVTKKKEKVEANGIAHIKVTFNNANVTLSDVYGNVISWSTSGRCGFKGSRKSTPFASQVAAENAAKEAITMGLKRVEVQVKGPGSGREAAVRALQAAGLEITAIRDVTPIPHNGCRPPKRRRV; via the coding sequence TTGAGTCCTAAAAGAAAAACACGTGTAACGAAAAAGAAAGAAAAAGTCGAGGCGAATGGTATCGCTCATATCAAGGTGACATTTAACAATGCCAATGTCACACTTTCAGATGTGTATGGTAATGTGATCTCATGGTCCACATCAGGACGCTGCGGATTCAAAGGATCCCGAAAAAGCACACCATTTGCATCTCAGGTCGCTGCTGAGAATGCGGCAAAAGAAGCCATTACTATGGGATTAAAGCGAGTTGAAGTACAGGTAAAAGGTCCTGGCTCGGGTCGTGAAGCTGCCGTTCGCGCTTTGCAGGCTGCCGGCTTGGAGATTACCGCAATCCGCGACGTTACACCGATTCCCCATAACGGTTGCCGTCCGCCTAAACGAAGACGAGTATAA
- the secY gene encoding preprotein translocase subunit SecY, with product MMDSIKSVFKIPELKRKILFTFMIIIVYRIGGHIPTPGINAQALIEYFEQSQRGLLGLYDLFAGGAFRRATIFALGIMPYISASIIIQLLGAVVPYFQKLQKEGEQGRKKIMQLTRYGTVLIAFMQSWGVSIFLERIGTTATGQMVVPFPGMGFRLLTVLTLTSGTVLIMWLGEMITEKGIGNGISLIIFTGIIARMPNSILDEIQQVVSGNRTILTEIALFVVFFVTVAGTVALTQGTRKIPVQYAKRVVGRKIYGGQSTHIPLRVNTAGVMPIIFAQSILFVPQTVATFFPDSNFWMSVTRAFDYSSWVYWLIYGLMIVFFTYFYTAIAFNPVDVADNMKKQGGFIPGVRPGKKTSEFIDNILTRITLPGSIMLAIIAVLPWVLASVTGVSYNFTSFYGGTSLLIIVGVALDTLQQVESHLLMRHYDGFMKSGKIRGRKRF from the coding sequence ATGATGGACAGTATAAAAAGCGTATTTAAAATTCCGGAGTTGAAACGCAAGATTCTGTTCACGTTTATGATCATTATTGTGTACCGTATTGGTGGTCATATTCCTACCCCCGGGATCAATGCCCAGGCATTGATAGAATACTTTGAGCAATCGCAACGAGGGCTTCTCGGTTTATACGATTTGTTCGCCGGCGGCGCTTTTAGACGCGCCACTATTTTTGCGTTGGGTATTATGCCGTATATTTCCGCATCCATTATTATTCAGCTGCTTGGTGCGGTAGTGCCTTATTTCCAAAAGCTGCAAAAAGAAGGCGAGCAGGGACGTAAAAAAATCATGCAGCTGACCCGCTACGGCACGGTATTGATCGCTTTTATGCAGTCCTGGGGTGTCAGCATCTTTTTGGAACGCATCGGAACTACAGCCACGGGACAAATGGTTGTGCCGTTTCCCGGCATGGGGTTCAGATTGTTAACAGTACTAACTTTGACCTCTGGAACCGTTTTGATTATGTGGCTCGGTGAAATGATCACTGAAAAGGGTATCGGGAATGGTATTTCTCTCATCATTTTTACTGGTATTATCGCCAGAATGCCCAATTCAATTCTCGATGAAATCCAGCAGGTTGTCAGTGGCAACCGGACTATTCTGACCGAGATCGCGCTTTTTGTTGTATTTTTTGTTACTGTAGCCGGAACGGTGGCCCTCACGCAGGGAACCCGGAAAATTCCGGTCCAGTATGCAAAGCGGGTCGTCGGGAGAAAAATATACGGCGGACAGAGTACACATATTCCGCTGCGTGTCAACACAGCCGGTGTGATGCCTATCATATTTGCCCAGTCTATTCTCTTTGTGCCGCAGACCGTTGCGACTTTTTTCCCGGACAGCAATTTCTGGATGAGTGTGACACGCGCCTTTGATTATTCGTCCTGGGTTTACTGGCTGATTTATGGATTGATGATAGTCTTTTTCACTTATTTTTACACAGCTATAGCCTTTAATCCGGTGGACGTTGCGGATAACATGAAAAAGCAAGGCGGTTTTATTCCGGGTGTACGGCCTGGTAAAAAGACCTCTGAATTTATCGATAATATTTTAACACGTATTACTCTGCCGGGCTCTATTATGCTTGCGATCATTGCTGTATTGCCTTGGGTGCTCGCTTCGGTGACCGGCGTTTCTTATAATTTTACCAGTTTTTACGGCGGCACGTCACTGCTTATTATAGTTGGTGTTGCTTTGGATACACTGCAGCAGGTTGAATCGCACTTGTTGATGCGTCATTACGACGGTTTTATGAAAAGTGGTAAAATTCGTGGAAGAAAACGATTCTAA
- the rpmJ gene encoding 50S ribosomal protein L36, with translation MKVQASVKKQCEYCRVIRRKGVVRIICKRNPRHKQRQG, from the coding sequence ATGAAAGTTCAAGCTTCTGTTAAAAAACAGTGCGAATATTGCAGAGTTATTCGCCGAAAAGGTGTTGTACGCATTATCTGCAAAAGAAATCCAAGACATAAACAACGTCAAGGTTAA
- the infA gene encoding translation initiation factor IF-1: MAKKDGIKIDGTILETLPNATFKVELENGHEILAHISGKMRMHFIKILPGDKVTVELSPYDLSRGRITYRYK, encoded by the coding sequence ATGGCAAAAAAAGACGGAATAAAGATTGACGGAACGATCCTGGAAACATTGCCCAATGCGACTTTTAAAGTCGAATTGGAAAATGGTCACGAGATTCTTGCTCATATTTCCGGGAAAATGCGTATGCATTTTATTAAAATACTCCCGGGCGACAAGGTGACAGTCGAGTTGTCACCTTATGACCTGAGTCGAGGGCGGATCACGTACCGTTACAAATAA
- the rplQ gene encoding 50S ribosomal protein L17: protein MRHLKSGKKLGRTASHRKATLANMATSLIEHKRIVTTAVKAKEARGVVERLVTFAKKGDLASRRQVLKTIRDKKLVKELFEEIAPVYMDRQGGYTRVIKLGNRKGDNAPLAIFELVGFEGVHAERIEKKKQKRSEKAEQQKKSSESKKEE, encoded by the coding sequence ATGAGACATCTAAAGTCGGGTAAAAAATTAGGACGCACGGCAAGCCACAGAAAAGCGACACTTGCAAACATGGCCACGTCTTTGATCGAACATAAACGAATTGTCACGACCGCAGTTAAAGCAAAGGAAGCTCGCGGTGTGGTTGAACGGCTTGTCACCTTTGCCAAAAAAGGTGATTTGGCCTCACGACGTCAGGTTCTTAAAACAATCCGTGATAAAAAACTGGTCAAAGAATTGTTTGAAGAAATTGCACCGGTATACATGGACCGTCAAGGCGGTTATACCCGGGTGATCAAGCTTGGAAATAGAAAAGGCGATAATGCGCCTTTGGCTATTTTCGAACTGGTTGGGTTTGAAGGTGTCCATGCCGAGCGTATAGAGAAAAAGAAACAAAAACGCTCTGAAAAAGCTGAGCAGCAAAAGAAATCTTCCGAATCCAAGAAAGAAGAATAA
- the rpsD gene encoding 30S ribosomal protein S4 has translation MARHTGADCKLCRREGMKLFLKGVKCSTNKCTFDKKGYAPGEHGQKRRFKQSEYAIQLREKQKLKRMYGLFENQFHNYFEKADKRKGVTGENLLKLLECRLDNVVYRLGLASSRDAARQLVKHRHFTLNGKRVDIPSIQVKPGDLVQVIEKSRQMDVFHDSMKRVREGKMVPWLELDKANMKGNFLQVPDREEIPINVNEQLVVELYSK, from the coding sequence ATGGCAAGACATACTGGTGCTGATTGCAAGTTATGCCGACGCGAAGGAATGAAATTATTTCTTAAAGGTGTAAAGTGCAGTACCAACAAGTGCACATTCGACAAAAAAGGGTATGCACCGGGAGAACACGGACAAAAAAGACGATTTAAACAGTCCGAGTATGCGATACAGCTTCGTGAAAAGCAAAAACTGAAAAGAATGTACGGCTTGTTCGAAAATCAGTTTCATAACTATTTTGAAAAAGCTGACAAGCGAAAAGGCGTTACAGGTGAAAACCTTTTAAAACTTCTTGAATGCCGGCTTGACAACGTAGTATACCGGCTGGGCCTGGCGTCCTCACGGGATGCAGCGCGTCAATTGGTTAAACACCGCCATTTTACCCTGAACGGCAAGCGGGTGGATATCCCTTCAATCCAGGTAAAACCCGGTGATCTTGTCCAGGTGATTGAAAAAAGCCGACAAATGGATGTGTTTCATGACTCTATGAAACGTGTGCGTGAAGGAAAAATGGTACCCTGGCTCGAGTTGGATAAAGCGAATATGAAAGGCAATTTCCTTCAAGTTCCTGATCGCGAGGAAATACCTATAAATGTTAATGAACAATTGGTTGTCGAGCTTTACTCAAAATAA
- the rplR gene encoding 50S ribosomal protein L18, with amino-acid sequence MAFRVFEKKRARAKRRKHIRKVIKGTAERPRLVVFRSNKSIYGQIIDDTSGTTLASSSSLSSGIKEKVDAAKNKVEQAKIVGSHIAEAAKEKKIDKVVFDRAGYRYHGRVKAFAEGARKGGLNF; translated from the coding sequence ATGGCGTTCAGAGTATTTGAAAAAAAACGAGCACGGGCAAAACGGCGGAAGCATATCCGCAAAGTGATCAAAGGTACTGCCGAGAGGCCTCGTTTGGTCGTATTCCGCAGTAATAAGAGTATCTACGGTCAGATCATTGATGACACGAGCGGAACAACCCTGGCTTCTTCGTCATCGCTCTCGTCTGGAATAAAAGAAAAAGTGGACGCAGCGAAAAATAAAGTGGAACAGGCTAAAATCGTCGGTTCTCATATTGCAGAAGCTGCAAAAGAAAAAAAGATCGACAAAGTCGTTTTTGATCGCGCCGGTTATCGATATCATGGTCGAGTCAAGGCATTTGCCGAAGGCGCTCGAAAAGGCGGATTAAATTTTTAA
- a CDS encoding DNA-directed RNA polymerase subunit alpha — protein sequence MALPNFQMPESIELDESTYTNTYGKFIVQPLERGYGNTIGNSLRRVLLSSIPGVAITMFRVEGILHEFSSIPGVLEDVSEIILNMKQVRVKTIEKRPDKVVLDLKGPGEFKAGDIQSGTSEFEVLNPDLHIATLNEDADFQMDLRIGKGRGYIPAEENKSSDMPVGTIPIDSIYSPVVRVNYNVENTRVGQRTDYEKLTLEIHTDGTLPPDDALSYAGKILRDHIQLFIGFDVEQEEEDSQDVDEEVLRIRRLLEMGVDELELSVRSHNCLTAANINTIGDLVCKDEQEMLKFRNFGRKSLNELNKVLEEKGLHFGMDIDKYLENNEE from the coding sequence ATGGCATTGCCCAACTTCCAGATGCCCGAAAGCATTGAACTGGACGAATCCACATATACCAACACATATGGGAAATTTATTGTCCAGCCTTTAGAACGAGGATACGGTAATACTATTGGAAATTCATTGAGACGTGTTTTGCTGTCTTCTATTCCCGGCGTCGCGATAACGATGTTTCGCGTCGAGGGGATTCTTCATGAATTTTCGAGTATTCCGGGAGTTCTCGAAGATGTTTCGGAAATTATTCTTAATATGAAGCAGGTGCGGGTCAAGACGATTGAAAAACGCCCGGATAAAGTAGTTCTGGATTTAAAAGGGCCGGGTGAATTCAAAGCCGGCGATATCCAGAGTGGCACCAGCGAATTTGAAGTATTGAATCCTGACTTGCACATCGCAACCCTGAATGAAGATGCTGATTTTCAGATGGACTTGCGTATCGGCAAGGGGCGGGGATATATACCGGCTGAAGAAAATAAATCTTCTGATATGCCCGTCGGAACCATCCCTATCGATTCAATATATTCACCGGTTGTGCGGGTGAACTATAATGTTGAAAACACCCGTGTGGGACAGCGTACGGATTATGAAAAGCTGACCCTTGAAATCCATACAGATGGTACTCTGCCGCCGGATGATGCGCTCAGTTATGCGGGGAAAATTCTGAGAGATCATATTCAACTGTTTATTGGATTTGACGTTGAACAGGAAGAAGAAGATTCTCAGGATGTGGATGAAGAAGTACTGCGGATCAGAAGATTGCTCGAGATGGGTGTGGATGAACTCGAGTTGTCCGTGAGATCGCACAACTGCCTGACGGCAGCAAACATCAATACCATTGGTGATCTGGTTTGCAAAGATGAACAAGAAATGCTAAAGTTCAGAAATTTTGGCAGAAAATCTTTGAATGAACTGAATAAAGTGCTTGAAGAAAAAGGCTTACATTTCGGAATGGACATCGATAAATATCTCGAAAACAACGAAGAGTAG
- the rpsM gene encoding 30S ribosomal protein S13 yields MARISGVDLPKEKRIEVALTYITGIGISSSKQILETTGVDTNVRVQDMSSEQIAKIRDEITENYKVEGSLRSEVQMNIKRLMDIGCYRGLRHRRRLPCRGQRTHTNAQTVRGRKKSNVGAKRK; encoded by the coding sequence TTGGCTCGTATATCTGGTGTAGATTTACCAAAAGAAAAGCGAATTGAAGTCGCGTTAACTTATATCACCGGGATTGGTATCTCTTCTTCGAAGCAGATACTCGAAACCACCGGCGTGGATACCAACGTTCGAGTGCAGGATATGAGTAGTGAGCAAATCGCCAAGATCCGTGATGAAATCACCGAGAATTACAAGGTGGAAGGCTCGCTGCGGAGTGAAGTTCAAATGAACATCAAGCGGCTGATGGACATCGGGTGCTATCGCGGTTTGCGCCATCGTCGGCGTCTCCCTTGCAGAGGTCAGCGCACTCATACCAACGCACAGACGGTTCGTGGACGAAAGAAATCAAATGTAGGCGCAAAAAGGAAATAA
- the rpsE gene encoding 30S ribosomal protein S5 yields MAKKRSERINPNELDLVEKVVHVNRVAKVVKGGRRFSFNAIVVVGDGNGNVGVGLGKANEVSDCIAKGADAAKKSLVRVPIINGTITHEIVGKHGAGKVFLKPASPGTGVIAGGPVRAILEAVGIKDVLTKNRGSTNPHNMVKATLVALENLMDAESVSRKRNMSVMRVFNTDPKPKQSNNDQE; encoded by the coding sequence ATGGCTAAAAAGCGTTCGGAAAGAATAAATCCTAACGAATTGGATCTTGTGGAAAAAGTTGTTCATGTTAACCGTGTCGCCAAAGTTGTCAAGGGTGGTAGACGATTCAGTTTCAATGCCATCGTTGTGGTTGGTGATGGGAACGGTAATGTGGGTGTCGGTCTCGGAAAGGCTAATGAAGTATCTGACTGTATCGCCAAAGGCGCTGATGCCGCCAAAAAAAGCCTGGTTCGGGTCCCGATTATTAACGGAACAATTACTCACGAGATTGTCGGAAAACACGGTGCAGGCAAGGTCTTTTTAAAACCTGCTTCGCCGGGTACCGGTGTTATCGCCGGCGGTCCGGTTCGTGCCATTTTAGAGGCAGTTGGGATAAAAGACGTGCTGACGAAAAACAGAGGGTCCACAAACCCTCATAATATGGTCAAGGCAACTCTGGTTGCACTTGAAAACCTGATGGATGCAGAATCTGTTTCACGCAAACGCAATATGTCTGTGATGCGGGTTTTTAACACAGACCCCAAACCTAAACAGAGTAATAACGATCAGGAATAA
- the rpmD gene encoding 50S ribosomal protein L30, with protein sequence MAKKTSKKIRITLKRSTIKRVQKQKDTAVALGLRKLNQTVERSDTPVIRGMVNRISHLVKVEEI encoded by the coding sequence ATGGCAAAAAAGACTAGTAAAAAAATACGAATTACCCTGAAGCGCAGCACTATCAAACGTGTGCAAAAACAAAAAGACACGGCTGTCGCCTTGGGATTGAGAAAGCTGAATCAGACCGTTGAACGCAGTGATACACCTGTGATTCGCGGTATGGTCAACCGCATTTCTCATCTTGTAAAAGTCGAAGAAATCTAA